In Aedes albopictus strain Foshan chromosome 3, AalbF5, whole genome shotgun sequence, the genomic window GTCCCTACCTCTTCGTGCGGATTAAGCTGCTGCTCTTCAAAGCAGAAACATTGGATTTTGTTAAAGTATTGTCCGGCTTCAAATGGCACCACATTGTAGGTACTGATTCCTATCACCGGTTGGTCTGAAGGATTCTTAGCCGTGTAGAAAGCTAACGCAGTTTCACCCGGAACGACCTGCAAAACATGAACAGCGTTAGACCTTTCCCTTCTATGCAACCATGAACCATAATTTACTAACGTTAATCTCCGGCTGCTGTGGTTTGAAATTCCATCGCATCGCCGCTCCCAGGTCGGCGTTGAATCGAATCTTGATCACCCGGTCCTTGATCCTCTGCATGGATTCCACCTTCTCGGCGTCATGGCCCTGACTGGTGGTTCCACCGTAGCTGTACGCCTGGCAAAACATCCGATAGAGGGGAACAGCGGCGTAGCTCATGCCCACCGTTAGCACACCGGCCGCGGCCACATAGTAGATGGTGGTACGAATCCGATGCCTCCGAGACGCTTCCGCATTTTGATCTCGACCTATGAACCGGACCGGCGCCGGCAACGATCTGGGGACTCGGAGCAAGGGCTTTGTACTGAATTTGTGGGCTATCCGTGCCAGCGATGGTAACAGCATTTTAATGTTTATATTTTATACACTCTACTTAACAAATCACTAGTAATGTTAAAACAAGCTAATCAAACATTTTACtagaaaatatttttaagaaaattgttaCACCACTTTCGAAGTCTGCAGCAAGTTTAATTTGTTGACATCCGATTTGTTTCATAATAAATTTATGGCAGCTTCAATGTCAAAGCACCAGATCTGAGGGGTGTTGTCGGTGTCACATACGATTTTGTGCCATAAATAAAGTATCTCATTTTATGGCACGTTCAGTCTGGTTTCAGCTAGTGACCGTGTGTGGCGCAGCTGTTCGTTTCGCACTCTTCGACGAAGCTCTGCTGGTTGGTGTGATATCGCGCGCTCCAAAACAAACCACGTGTTGCGCATAAGCGGTTGCGCAGAGGAGCACATGTCATATCGTGGATGCTATGACAACGGACACAGAAAAAGAACGCTTATTTATTGAAGTTTCAACAATTTTGTTACATGGAGAATTTGTTTTCAAAAGGATAATCGTGGAACGCAGCCATGAACTTTGATCTGGATGACCCGCTGGAAGGCCTTCTCAGCGATGGAAGCAACGATAGTTTGTTCGGTAACGAGAATGCAAAGGCGTCGAAGAAACCCGCCGCGACCAGCAAACCGGAAGTTAAGCAGTCCAAGATGGAAGGTTTGTTCGGCATCAAATCTGATGTTCCAAGGGCGGAGGCACAGAAACTGGCTACAAGTACCGCAACTGCTACGAGCGAAAAGGATGGACATTCCTCGCTGGACTTCACGAAACCCACTGCTTCCGGTCAACCGTCAAGTCTGACGAGCTTCCAGACGAGGAGAACGAGCACCCCTGTGAAGAAGTCGGAAAGTGTGCAAAAGAAAGAGATTACGTTTGACGATAGTGATGTACTGTCCGATCTTGGATTTGATCCGAAGAAACCTAAGGGTAAATCAAATATATTGGACGACATACATGGTGGACCGATAATAACGACGAGCAAGGAAATCACATCTAAGCAGAGCAAAGCTAAGCAGTCCCTTGGTGTGGGCAAGGAGGAGACTGCCGGCAGTAAGTCTATTTCGAGGCAGTCGACGGAAACATCGGAGAACCTTCAAACCGAAAGCACAATTATGGGAGGTTATGCGCCCAGTGGTGGAGGGGGTCCGCGAAGAAGTGCAAGAAGGAAGTCGTCAACAGCTTTGCATGATCCTCTTGGATTGTTTTCGATGCCAACAGAAGCGAAGAAAGAAACAAAATCGAGCAAGAAAAGTGCGGATTGGTTAGGGTTGAATGACGATGCCAGCTCTTCGAATGACCCCGAACCGATTCCGATTCCCAAGGTTGAGCCTGACGTCCCCAAGCAAGTGGAAGTTACAAAGCCGGCAGCCCCGGTTCCGCAACCTGTCGCCTTATCTACTCCAATTCAGATCACTACAATTGTACCCACAATTGAGCCGGTCCAGATTCCTTTGACTGCCATGTTAAAGCCGGACATTGCAACTGCGGCGCAAACGATGGAACTTCTAAACAACGACAC contains:
- the LOC109418805 gene encoding cytochrome c oxidase assembly protein COX11, mitochondrial, whose product is MLLPSLARIAHKFSTKPLLRVPRSLPAPVRFIGRDQNAEASRRHRIRTTIYYVAAAGVLTVGMSYAAVPLYRMFCQAYSYGGTTSQGHDAEKVESMQRIKDRVIKIRFNADLGAAMRWNFKPQQPEINVVPGETALAFYTAKNPSDQPVIGISTYNVVPFEAGQYFNKIQCFCFEEQQLNPHEEVDMPVFFYIDPEIMDDPKMELVDSITLSYTFFEAKEGLNFQMPSYATKHGA